The following proteins come from a genomic window of Pyxidicoccus sp. MSG2:
- a CDS encoding nuclear transport factor 2 family protein encodes MPKVTPELVATAYAALATGDRNRIREYWAEDMRWLVPGHNSLSGWKEGLEGFLGFMSQVVALSGGSFQMDNISTTTNDEYSADVTRNRGKRADNPDKTLDIIAVHVLRWRDGKVVEGRGAIMEDGTTRYDQFWSPV; translated from the coding sequence ATGCCGAAGGTCACCCCGGAGTTGGTCGCCACCGCCTATGCCGCGCTGGCGACCGGAGACAGGAACAGGATTCGGGAGTACTGGGCGGAGGACATGCGCTGGCTCGTGCCCGGACACAACAGCCTGTCGGGCTGGAAGGAGGGCCTGGAGGGCTTCCTCGGGTTCATGAGCCAGGTGGTGGCGCTGTCCGGCGGCAGCTTCCAAATGGACAACATCTCCACCACCACCAACGATGAGTACTCGGCCGATGTCACCCGGAACCGCGGGAAGCGTGCGGACAACCCGGACAAGACGTTGGACATCATCGCCGTGCACGTCCTGCGCTGGCGCGACGGCAAGGTGGTCGAAGGCCGCGGCGCCATCATGGAAGACGGGACGACGCGGTACGACCAGTTCTGGTCACCTGTGTAG
- a CDS encoding nuclear transport factor 2 family protein, producing MIDRYYECVNAGDWDGWLKLFDERYVMDEQLGGHLEGLHTLRAAVEGMKRAYSRFQNHPRYIVVQGDQACVVSHLSATSASGEAIEAEVANYFCVQEGRITYLANFHDSKPFAPILGPQAR from the coding sequence GTGATTGACCGATACTATGAATGCGTCAATGCCGGTGACTGGGATGGCTGGCTGAAGCTCTTCGACGAGCGGTACGTCATGGATGAGCAGCTCGGCGGCCATCTCGAAGGCCTCCATACGCTGCGCGCGGCCGTGGAAGGGATGAAGCGGGCGTATTCGCGCTTCCAGAACCACCCCCGGTACATCGTCGTCCAGGGCGACCAGGCCTGCGTGGTGTCACACCTCTCCGCGACGAGCGCGAGCGGTGAAGCCATCGAAGCGGAGGTGGCCAACTACTTCTGTGTCCAGGAAGGCCGCATCACCTACCTGGCCAACTTCCACGACAGCAAACCCTTCGCCCCCATCCTCGGGCCGCAGGCGCGCTGA
- a CDS encoding nuclear transport factor 2 family protein, producing the protein MSRSNLALVEKMYACFNTGDMETIKREVFAENLEWRLPGHHPLAGTKYGADEVIAFFTQLSKSGIKVDLTRIDSFGEEYVVEVHRGHGQAGDARLDAINCTHYHVVNGRIQDVQVYTSDQHAVDLFFNQTYALAPIPRRLTQ; encoded by the coding sequence ATGTCGCGTTCGAATCTGGCACTCGTCGAGAAGATGTACGCGTGTTTCAACACCGGAGACATGGAGACCATCAAGCGGGAGGTCTTCGCCGAGAACCTCGAGTGGCGCTTGCCGGGCCACCATCCGCTCGCCGGCACGAAGTACGGCGCGGATGAGGTGATTGCGTTCTTCACGCAGTTGTCGAAGTCCGGCATCAAGGTCGATCTGACCCGGATCGACTCCTTCGGCGAGGAGTATGTCGTCGAGGTGCACCGCGGCCATGGCCAGGCGGGTGACGCCCGGCTGGATGCAATCAATTGCACGCACTACCACGTCGTGAATGGCCGCATCCAGGACGTGCAGGTCTACACCAGCGACCAGCATGCGGTGGACCTGTTCTTCAACCAGACGTACGCCCTCGCCCCCATTCCGCGGCGCCTGACGCAGTAG
- a CDS encoding AGE family epimerase/isomerase — protein MNNFCQMITLQGTVTSVEPEQLRCELRLRNGDAVTLHFGAETTFSVLTNIDGASHDRVPEGPPLEGSELVRKVTRYLRPRDTIFVQAARLEHGGRVRFDARGVTRMHSEPERFLFEDKHWWMTQTMHLANGWLDDLFGDSRTYREDDFSKLYRTNLNIYGGATDDNLQAMATLSRLIYGLSSSYLLTGDHRYRLAAAAGIEFQRSSFRILSHDGQSCIWAYGRRKGVNGTVTVMASENGDDAGAISMYEQIYGLAGLSQYFRITGDPEVLEDIRRTVNTFNTLFLDSKDVNAEFPGFDGYFTHLDPVTLRPDSPELGRLQSRKNWNSIGDHIPAYLINLILALDPLPQGADEGIARFLDTCREMLDRTTRLILEKFPDDDSVYVNERFHADWTPEHQWGWQQNRAVVGHNYKIAWNLTRVAHYLRGSGREEEARRALVLAERLARSMISHGADPLRGGCFDTVERNPTNGQPLEFAWTSAKDFWQQEQAILANLILHGQTGDPEYLDQSRAMSAFWNKFFLDRDNQGVFFRVSEDGLPIVSGGYGNKAQYAVAGYHSFELNYLAHVYTRAYVTPASSPEANFCLYFHPSANSGFRSINVLPDFVKPGSIEISSISINGRRRADFDPDQFQVQLRHEDLGSEVVVQFRRKS, from the coding sequence ATGAACAACTTCTGTCAGATGATTACACTGCAGGGCACCGTCACGTCCGTCGAGCCCGAGCAACTGCGGTGCGAGCTGCGCCTGCGGAACGGCGACGCCGTGACGCTCCACTTCGGCGCCGAGACGACGTTCTCGGTGCTCACCAACATCGACGGCGCGTCGCATGACCGGGTGCCCGAGGGCCCCCCGCTGGAGGGCAGCGAGCTGGTCCGGAAGGTGACCCGGTACCTGCGCCCCCGGGACACCATCTTCGTCCAGGCCGCCCGGCTCGAGCACGGCGGGAGGGTCCGCTTCGACGCGCGCGGCGTCACCCGGATGCACTCCGAGCCGGAGCGCTTCCTCTTCGAAGACAAACACTGGTGGATGACCCAGACCATGCATCTGGCCAACGGATGGCTGGATGACCTCTTCGGGGACTCGCGCACCTACCGCGAGGACGACTTCTCCAAGCTCTACCGCACCAACCTCAACATCTACGGCGGGGCCACGGACGACAACCTCCAGGCCATGGCCACGCTGTCCCGGCTCATCTACGGGCTGTCCTCGTCGTACCTCCTGACGGGTGACCACCGTTACCGGCTGGCGGCCGCGGCGGGCATCGAGTTCCAGCGCTCCTCCTTCCGCATCCTCAGCCACGACGGGCAGTCCTGCATCTGGGCCTACGGTCGTCGCAAGGGGGTGAATGGCACCGTCACGGTGATGGCCTCGGAGAACGGCGACGACGCCGGCGCCATCTCCATGTACGAGCAGATCTACGGCCTGGCCGGGCTGTCCCAGTACTTCCGAATCACCGGAGACCCCGAGGTGCTGGAGGACATCCGCCGCACCGTGAACACGTTCAACACGCTGTTCCTGGACAGCAAGGACGTCAACGCCGAGTTCCCCGGGTTCGACGGCTACTTCACCCACCTCGACCCGGTCACCCTGCGTCCGGACTCGCCGGAACTGGGGCGGCTCCAGTCTCGCAAGAACTGGAACTCGATTGGCGACCACATCCCCGCGTACCTCATCAACCTCATCCTCGCGTTGGATCCGCTGCCGCAGGGCGCGGACGAGGGCATCGCCCGCTTCCTCGACACGTGCCGGGAGATGCTGGACCGGACCACGCGGCTCATCCTGGAGAAGTTCCCGGACGACGACTCGGTGTATGTGAATGAGCGCTTCCACGCGGACTGGACGCCCGAGCACCAGTGGGGCTGGCAGCAGAACCGCGCCGTCGTGGGCCACAACTACAAGATTGCGTGGAACCTGACCCGCGTCGCCCACTACCTGCGCGGCTCGGGGCGGGAGGAGGAGGCCCGGCGCGCGCTCGTCCTCGCCGAGCGGCTCGCCAGGTCGATGATTTCCCACGGCGCCGACCCCCTCCGCGGCGGGTGCTTCGACACCGTCGAGCGCAATCCCACCAACGGCCAGCCGCTCGAGTTCGCCTGGACCAGCGCGAAGGACTTCTGGCAGCAGGAGCAGGCCATCCTCGCCAATCTCATCCTCCATGGACAGACGGGCGACCCGGAGTACCTGGACCAGTCCCGCGCCATGTCCGCGTTCTGGAACAAGTTCTTCCTGGACCGGGACAACCAGGGCGTCTTCTTCCGTGTCAGTGAGGACGGCCTGCCCATCGTGAGCGGGGGGTATGGCAACAAGGCGCAGTACGCCGTCGCGGGCTACCACTCCTTCGAGCTGAACTACCTGGCCCACGTCTACACGCGGGCCTACGTCACTCCCGCCTCCAGCCCGGAGGCGAACTTCTGCCTGTATTTCCATCCGTCCGCCAACAGCGGGTTCCGCTCCATCAACGTGCTGCCGGACTTCGTGAAGCCCGGCTCCATCGAGATTTCGAGCATCTCCATCAACGGCCGTCGTCGGGCCGACTTCGACCCCGACCAGTTCCAGGTCCAGCTGAGGCACGAGGACCTGGGCTCGGAAGTCGTCGTCCAGTTCCGGAGGAAGTCATGA
- a CDS encoding DJ-1/PfpI family protein, whose product MSTQALKGKKIAVLVESQYIAEELAQYRERFEEDGAEVHFLANLYGQSHLNLVSEVEEPGTTPKLLTVTRDIRKAHPEDYAAVIVAANYPSVRLRHFVPPDGPDGRPLPITPDMTRTAPAVQFFGRAMRQPGIIKGALCHALWLLTPTPELLAGRKVICHEVVLADITNAGGIYTPDASGVVVDGDLVTGRSVHEVSEFIERIEELLVSGKPPEGPPTALQRPAATSRGPKPAPGGPRSILVVLSGHGYWGEELVGPLEVFTRQGYRVEFATPDGRRPVALPPSMDASYVDPPLGRPVTSPEMARAVRRLDDVGPDPSEQSRLFDAPLNLSALLPERPYFSHPVLVRALEAYYRERDEALRAFERFDALLLVGGSGPIVDLANNQRVHDLILGFLKLGKPIAAECYAVTCLAFAREVEDRRSILRNKHVTGHCLEYDYKDGTGFVGTDFNMGPPPYPLEFILRDATGPEGQYHGNFGKERSVIVDYPFITGRSTPDSTLTGEKLVEVLEQGLRRWGW is encoded by the coding sequence ATGAGCACCCAGGCACTGAAGGGCAAGAAGATCGCCGTCCTCGTCGAGAGCCAGTACATCGCCGAGGAGCTGGCGCAGTACCGGGAGCGGTTCGAGGAGGACGGAGCGGAGGTCCACTTCCTCGCGAACCTGTATGGCCAATCCCACCTGAACCTCGTGAGCGAGGTCGAGGAGCCCGGCACCACGCCGAAGCTGCTGACCGTCACGCGGGACATCCGGAAGGCCCACCCGGAGGACTACGCGGCCGTCATCGTGGCGGCCAACTACCCCAGCGTGCGGCTGCGCCACTTCGTCCCGCCCGACGGGCCGGATGGCAGGCCCCTGCCCATCACCCCGGACATGACCCGCACCGCGCCGGCGGTCCAGTTCTTCGGCCGCGCCATGCGCCAGCCGGGAATCATCAAGGGCGCGCTGTGCCACGCCCTCTGGCTGCTGACACCCACCCCGGAGCTGCTCGCGGGGCGCAAGGTCATCTGCCACGAGGTCGTGCTGGCCGACATCACCAACGCCGGCGGCATCTACACGCCGGATGCCTCGGGCGTGGTGGTGGACGGCGACCTGGTGACGGGGCGCTCGGTCCACGAGGTCTCCGAGTTCATCGAGCGCATCGAGGAACTGCTCGTGAGCGGGAAGCCTCCGGAGGGCCCTCCCACCGCGCTCCAGCGGCCCGCCGCCACGTCCCGGGGGCCGAAGCCCGCACCGGGCGGCCCCCGCAGCATCCTCGTCGTCCTGTCCGGCCACGGCTACTGGGGTGAGGAGCTGGTGGGCCCGTTGGAGGTCTTCACCCGCCAGGGCTACCGCGTCGAGTTCGCCACGCCGGACGGGCGGCGCCCCGTGGCCCTGCCTCCCAGCATGGACGCGAGCTACGTCGACCCGCCGCTCGGGCGTCCGGTGACCTCACCGGAGATGGCCCGTGCGGTGCGCCGGCTCGACGACGTCGGCCCCGACCCGAGCGAGCAGTCCCGGCTCTTCGATGCTCCGCTGAACCTCTCGGCGCTGCTGCCCGAGCGGCCCTACTTCAGCCACCCCGTGCTGGTGCGCGCGCTGGAGGCCTACTACCGCGAGCGGGATGAGGCCCTGCGTGCGTTCGAGCGGTTCGACGCGCTGCTGCTGGTGGGCGGCAGCGGCCCCATCGTCGACCTGGCCAACAACCAGCGCGTGCACGACCTCATCCTGGGCTTCCTGAAGCTGGGCAAGCCCATCGCCGCGGAGTGCTACGCGGTGACCTGCCTCGCCTTCGCGCGGGAGGTGGAGGACCGGCGCAGCATCCTGCGCAACAAGCACGTGACGGGACACTGCCTGGAATACGACTACAAGGACGGCACCGGCTTCGTGGGCACCGACTTCAACATGGGCCCGCCGCCGTACCCGCTCGAGTTCATCCTCCGCGATGCGACGGGGCCCGAGGGGCAGTACCACGGCAACTTCGGCAAGGAGCGGTCGGTCATCGTCGACTACCCGTTCATCACCGGCCGCTCCACCCCGGACTCCACCCTGACGGGCGAGAAGCTCGTCGAGGTGCTGGAGCAGGGATTGCGCCGGTGGGGCTGGTAA
- a CDS encoding VOC family protein — MKAPTFLHFALACRDPLALEQFYTKHFGFHRARVVPLGDEQIVFLKSGALTLELFKARQPSPVLPAGGDGPWYPGWRHIAFTVDDVDTTLAALGSDARVTLLPQDFDDFIEGWRSAWVADPEGNIIEISQGYVDEPPRT; from the coding sequence ATGAAGGCTCCCACCTTCCTGCACTTCGCGCTGGCCTGCCGGGACCCGCTGGCGCTCGAGCAGTTCTACACGAAGCACTTCGGCTTCCATCGGGCGCGAGTCGTTCCCCTGGGAGACGAGCAGATTGTCTTCCTCAAGTCGGGCGCCCTCACCCTGGAGCTCTTCAAGGCCCGGCAGCCCTCCCCGGTGCTCCCGGCGGGAGGGGACGGGCCCTGGTACCCGGGCTGGCGGCATATCGCGTTCACCGTCGACGACGTCGACACCACCCTGGCCGCGCTGGGCTCCGACGCGCGGGTGACGCTGCTGCCGCAGGACTTCGATGACTTCATCGAGGGCTGGCGCTCCGCCTGGGTGGCCGACCCCGAGGGAAACATCATCGAGATCAGCCAGGGCTACGTGGACGAGCCGCCACGGACCTAG
- a CDS encoding GMC family oxidoreductase, with product MDTYDFIVVGAGSAGAVIASRLTENPKVRVLLLEAGGGRIPEQVTRPAEWPLLLGSAVDWGYASVPQMRLEGRQINEPRGKLAGGSSNLNIMMHIRGHPSDYDAWAHQGCPGWAWQDVLPYFKKLEDQEDTTNPTAGHGGPLPVTNAKNHGPNPTSEAFIQACQELGFPLTEDFNGPQMEGAGWHHVNIKDGKRHSVYAAYLAPALARPNLTLVTDAQATRLLFEGTDCMGVEYHHEGRLVSAYAAHEVVVACGALESPKLLLLSGIGQPEQLGRVGIPILAALPGVGENFHNHVLTGVIRECSRPVPAPRLNLSESALFCQSTPGWVGPDLQLAFVHVPFDAAIGQKHPNAVSILPGVVRPLSRGWVRLANRDPLAKPLVNPNYLAVESDLTRLMKGVELAREIFATQAFSGWVGDELMPGPVVGTRAELRAFVQRSADSYHHQAGSCRMGLDDLAVVDPELRVFGVSGVRVADASVMPSVPSGNCHAGIVMIAERCAELLQVAYGLRMNQGGAKP from the coding sequence ATGGATACCTATGACTTCATCGTGGTCGGAGCGGGCTCGGCGGGAGCCGTCATCGCCAGCCGGTTGACGGAGAACCCCAAGGTCCGCGTGCTCCTCCTGGAGGCGGGAGGCGGCCGGATTCCGGAGCAGGTCACCCGACCGGCGGAGTGGCCCCTCCTGCTCGGCTCGGCCGTCGACTGGGGCTACGCCAGCGTGCCGCAGATGCGTCTCGAGGGCCGGCAAATCAACGAGCCCCGCGGAAAGCTGGCCGGCGGCAGCAGCAACCTCAACATCATGATGCACATCCGCGGGCACCCGTCTGACTACGACGCCTGGGCGCACCAGGGCTGTCCGGGCTGGGCCTGGCAGGACGTGCTGCCCTACTTCAAGAAACTGGAGGACCAGGAGGACACCACCAACCCCACCGCGGGCCACGGCGGTCCGCTGCCGGTGACGAACGCGAAGAACCACGGGCCCAACCCCACCTCCGAGGCCTTCATCCAGGCCTGCCAGGAGCTGGGCTTTCCCCTCACCGAGGACTTCAACGGTCCCCAGATGGAGGGCGCGGGCTGGCACCACGTCAACATCAAGGACGGCAAGCGCCACAGCGTCTACGCGGCCTACCTCGCGCCGGCGCTGGCGCGGCCCAACCTCACGCTGGTGACGGACGCGCAGGCCACCCGGCTGCTCTTCGAGGGCACGGACTGCATGGGCGTGGAGTACCACCACGAAGGCAGGCTCGTGAGCGCGTACGCCGCGCACGAGGTGGTCGTCGCGTGCGGGGCCCTGGAGTCGCCCAAGTTGCTCCTGCTCTCCGGCATCGGTCAGCCCGAGCAGCTCGGCCGGGTGGGCATTCCCATCCTCGCGGCCCTCCCCGGCGTCGGGGAGAACTTCCACAACCACGTCCTGACGGGGGTCATCCGCGAGTGCTCCCGGCCCGTCCCGGCGCCCCGGCTCAACCTGTCCGAGAGCGCCCTCTTCTGCCAGTCCACTCCGGGCTGGGTCGGACCCGACTTGCAGCTCGCGTTCGTCCACGTGCCCTTCGACGCCGCCATCGGCCAGAAGCACCCCAACGCCGTCAGCATCCTGCCGGGCGTGGTGAGGCCCCTGTCGCGCGGATGGGTCCGCCTGGCCAATCGGGACCCGCTCGCGAAGCCGCTCGTCAACCCCAACTACCTGGCCGTCGAGTCGGACCTGACGCGCCTGATGAAGGGCGTGGAGCTGGCCCGGGAAATCTTCGCCACGCAGGCGTTCTCCGGCTGGGTGGGTGATGAGCTGATGCCCGGCCCCGTCGTGGGCACCCGGGCCGAGCTTCGGGCCTTCGTCCAGCGGAGCGCCGACTCGTACCACCACCAGGCCGGCTCGTGCCGGATGGGGCTGGATGACCTGGCCGTCGTGGATCCGGAGCTGCGCGTCTTCGGCGTCAGTGGCGTGCGCGTGGCGGACGCCAGCGTGATGCCGTCCGTCCCCTCGGGCAACTGCCATGCCGGCATCGTGATGATTGCCGAGCGGTGCGCCGAGCTGCTCCAGGTCGCGTACGGCCTGCGCATGAACCAGGGAGGGGCGAAGCCATGA
- a CDS encoding ester cyclase, producing MSEENKALVLRFYEEVMNNGRVDVLDEIMTPDFKDHGETLLGSPTGREVLKQGITGTRQILEGLTVHLQEIHAEGDLVGVRGRMSCVHRGTFFGVPGTGNELSWAGLAVFRIQEGRLAERWFNSDSLSIVRQLGISTPLAQPAMSSSEGGLPALDAAPRASASASIEDVRRLAVAIGDPDPNALSRTLDELLAPGFVLHEEAGSPLVMGREVLEPVLSSFKEACTDVEVTLEASVTEGNAVMAHLRVGGIQRREWMGLPATGKALTWTLTLLAVRSAEGLSEGWIIQDRLGLFEQLGLMARIPGQGG from the coding sequence ATGTCTGAAGAGAACAAGGCCCTCGTTCTTCGGTTCTACGAGGAGGTCATGAACAACGGTCGGGTGGACGTGCTCGACGAGATCATGACTCCCGACTTCAAGGACCACGGCGAGACGTTGCTCGGCAGCCCCACCGGTCGCGAGGTGTTGAAGCAGGGAATCACCGGCACGCGGCAGATCCTCGAGGGGCTCACCGTCCACCTCCAGGAGATCCACGCCGAGGGCGATCTGGTGGGCGTTCGTGGCCGGATGAGCTGTGTCCACCGGGGCACGTTCTTCGGCGTACCGGGGACGGGCAACGAGTTGTCGTGGGCGGGGCTCGCGGTGTTTCGCATCCAGGAGGGCCGGCTCGCCGAGCGCTGGTTCAACTCGGACAGCCTGAGCATCGTCCGGCAACTGGGCATCTCTACGCCGCTCGCGCAGCCCGCGATGTCATCGAGTGAGGGGGGCTTGCCTGCCCTCGATGCCGCGCCACGAGCGAGCGCGTCCGCGAGCATCGAAGACGTGCGCAGGCTCGCCGTGGCGATTGGCGACCCGGATCCGAACGCTCTGTCGCGCACGCTGGACGAGCTACTCGCGCCGGGCTTCGTGCTGCATGAGGAGGCGGGCTCACCGCTCGTCATGGGCCGTGAGGTCCTCGAGCCGGTGCTCTCCTCCTTCAAGGAGGCGTGCACCGATGTCGAGGTGACGCTCGAGGCGAGCGTCACCGAAGGCAATGCGGTGATGGCGCACCTGCGGGTCGGCGGCATCCAGCGGCGTGAGTGGATGGGCCTGCCCGCCACGGGCAAGGCGCTCACCTGGACCCTGACCCTCCTCGCCGTCCGGTCCGCGGAGGGGCTGTCGGAGGGCTGGATCATCCAGGACCGACTCGGCTTGTTCGAGCAGCTCGGCCTGATGGCTCGCATCCCCGGCCAGGGTGGATAG